The genome window TTCGGGCTTATCCACCTGGACCTCCGGCTTGGCAGCCTGCACTTCCGGTTTCACCGCCGGAGCTTCCGGCTTGGCCACCTGGGCCACCGCGCCGGCCGCCAGCAGCAGAAGAATAACCCCGAAAATCACGAAGACCCGTCCATGGGCACGCCGCATGTGCTTCTCCTTTTCTTGCTGAGGGTGAGAAGTTATTCTGCGAGAAGGACTGCCGGGGCCGGGGGAACTGTCAGACCGGGTGGCAGGAAAGGGGCCCAAAGCAGGGGGAGAAATGCCACGCTTTCAGCCGTGGTCAAAGCGTGGGCCAGGAGTGAGGGGCAAAACCGCCGGCGGCGGCAGTAATGATAAGCCCATCTCAGCACATCGGGGGGCAATGTCAAGGAAAAAGGGGGTGGCCGGGGAAGTGCTTGACAGGATGCGGCGAAATTGTTAGTGTAATCCGAGTTTTGCCAGCTTTAAGGAGAGGCGGCATGTACTTCCAAGACCTGCTCATGACCCTGGAACGCTTCTTTGCCGAGCGGGGCTGCATCATCGCCCAGCCCTATGATGTGGAGGTGGGAGCCGGCACCTTCAACCCCCACACCCTGCTGCGGGCCCTGGGGCCGGAGCCCTGGAACGTGGCCTACGTGGAGCCCTCCCGGCGCCCCACCGACGGCCGCTACGGCGAGAACCCCAACCGCCTGCAGCATTACTACCAATACCAGGTCATCATGAAGCCCTCCCCCAAAAACATCCAGGAGATCTACCTGGATTCCCTCCGGGCTCTGGGGCTGGACCCCCTGGACCACGATATCCGCTTCGTGGAGGATGACTGGGAATCCCCCACCCTGGGAGCCTGGGGCCTGGGCTGGGAAGTCTGGCTGGACGGCATGGAGATCACCCAGTTCACCTACTTCCAACAGTGCGGCGGCATCGATCTCCATCCCATCAGCGTGGAACTCACCTACGGCCCCGAGCGCATCGCCATGTACCTCCAAGGAGTGGAGAGCGTCTATGACCTCAAATGGAACAAGGACGTCACCTACGGCGACGTCCACCACCGGGGCGAAGTGGAACACTCCATCTACAACTTCGAGCAGGCCGACGTGGATATGCTCTTCCGCCTCTTTGACATGTACGAAAAGGAAAGCCTGCGCATCATCGAA of Desulfobaccales bacterium contains these proteins:
- the glyQ gene encoding glycine--tRNA ligase subunit alpha, whose product is MYFQDLLMTLERFFAERGCIIAQPYDVEVGAGTFNPHTLLRALGPEPWNVAYVEPSRRPTDGRYGENPNRLQHYYQYQVIMKPSPKNIQEIYLDSLRALGLDPLDHDIRFVEDDWESPTLGAWGLGWEVWLDGMEITQFTYFQQCGGIDLHPISVELTYGPERIAMYLQGVESVYDLKWNKDVTYGDVHHRGEVEHSIYNFEQADVDMLFRLFDMYEKESLRIIEQGLVLPAYDYCLKCSHTFNLLNARGAISVAERASLIGRVRHLARLCSETYLKQREAMGFPLLKK